The following DNA comes from Hyphococcus flavus.
CGCCCGCGTCCGAGCGAGTGCATGGTGACGGATTTGCCAGTGTATCGGAAACCGATTTTTTCAAGAACGCGGCCCGAGACTATATTGTCAGTAAAGTGACCGGAGATGACAGATTTTGCGCACAAACCTTGAATAGCGAATTGCACAGTGGCTCTCGCCGCTTCGGTGGCTGCGCCGCGACCTCGGGCGTCATTTGCTATCCAGTAGCCAAGCTCCCAGGCGTCGCCTTCTTGCAGAACGCCGCTACAGCCAATGATCGTTTCACCATCGCAGACAGCGAAAGGAAATTCTTTTTTTTCAGAGACCGCGTTCATGGCGTAGCGCGTAAAAGCAATCGCGTTGTCGAGCGTGTAAGGGTGCGGAATACGCGCCGTGTTTCGCGCGATCAGTTCGTCGTTGCAGATTTTGGCGAATGCTGGGGCATCAGCTTCAGTAATCGGCCGCAAGGTAAAGCGTTTTGTATAAATGATGGTCATGTCAGGGCCGGATTACAAAAAAGGGAAAGCGCGAAATGCGCCTTCCCTTCAAAACTGTATCCTTTGGCGCGTTCTTGCGCCTTAAAGGGCGCGTTAGTTTGCATCACCCGGAATAACGGAGACAAAGTTCTTGCCGCCGCGCTTTTCAGCGAACTTTACCCGGCCGTTAACGAGCGAAAACAGCGTATGGTCCTTGCCCATGCCGACATTGTCGCCGGGGTGAAACTTGGTGCCGCGCTGGCGCACGATAATGTTGCCAGGAACGACATCTTCGCCGCCGTACTTCTTTACGCCCAACCGGCGTCCGGCCGAGTCGCGTCCGTTGCGGGAGGAACCGCCTGCCTTTTTATGCGCCATCTCTTACTCCTTCCCGCCCTTGGCGAGTTCTTTTGCCTGCTCAACCCAGCCTTCGCGTTCGATCCGGCCTTTAAAGGAGAGCTTTTCGTCAAACTCTTCGATTTCGCTGGGGCCCCACGTAGCGATCTGCGCGAAGGACGTAACGCCAGCTTCAATCAGCTTTTTCTCAAGCACGGGACCGACGCCGGAAAGCTGTTTCAGATCGTCAGCGCCCTCGCTTGCGGCGGCTTTCGTTTCAGCCTTCGGTGCTTCTTTTTTCTCAGCGGCTTTTTCAGCTTTCGGGGCTGCTTTTTTCTTTGCCGCCGGTTTCGCCTTGGCGCCGTCCGTCAGGATCTCGGTTACTTTCAGGACCGTCAGATGCTGGCGGTGGCCTTTCTTGCGGCGGTAATTCTGGCGGCGGCGCTTTTTGAAGACGATGATTTTCTTGTCGCGCATCTGCTCGACAATCTCGGCCGCAACAGCAGCGCCATCGACCTTCGGCGCGCCAACGGTCACATCGCCGCCGTCGCCGACCATCAGAACGTCGTCCAGCGTTACGACATCACCAGCCTCGCCGGGCAGACGTTCCACGCGCAAAATATCATCTTTGGAAACGCGGTACTGCTTACCGCCAGTCTTCACGACTGCGTACATATCCGACTCCGAAGGGCTCGTTTCGGCCCCGTTGTCCTTTTTCGCCCCGGTTTCTGTCGCCCGGTTGTTATGGGAGCGCGGTCTCTAGCCCGTGCAGAGCGGGGCGTCAAGCCGGAACTGGCGGTGGGTTTGGGCTGGTTGCCAGCGCTAAGCCGGGCCGCCAGATACCCAATTCCATGCAGAGAGGCGCGGAATTGGTCGCCTGCCGGTAAAGCCGCGTATTTACGGTTTGTTAGACCACGCTCTTTGAAAAGCATCATGTTGCGCAGTCTAAACCTAACGGTTAGACACCCACTTCCCTGCGGAGAGGCGACGGAGTGGTCGGCCGCCGGCAAAGCCGGCAATTTACAGTTTGTTCGACCACTTTTGTTACTTTCGTTAGGGAAGAGGCTGTGTGTGACCAGCGCAGCTTGCGGAGAGGTGCCGGAGTGGTCGAACGGGGCGGTCTCGAAAACCGTTGAGCACGCAAGTGTTCCGAGGGTTCGAATCCCTCTCTCTCCGCCAGTCTTAATTCTACTCCAAATAGTTGATTCTGCTACACAACTTTCGCTTTCGAGCTTTACGCAGGCGGCCCAATCTTTATGCTGCAATGCGGCGAACCCCGTCATAATGGAGGCAGCGTGACGACGAATAAAATTACCAGTGATCTGGATGCGGCGGCGTTGATTTCCATATTTGACGCGCTTGACGCCGAAAGTCATGAGGACCCGCATCTCAACCCCGTCGCGCGGCTCTCCTCAGAGCTGTTCATGGCGCTTGAGCGCGATGACATTTCAATCTCGATGTTGGGCGGAATTATTCGCGAATTAAACAACCGCGCATTCGAAATGCGGGCGGTTGCGTTTCATGAGCGCCGCTGCGCCGCCGACACAGATGTTGATGCAACATTGAATGAGCTTGCTGAACGCGGATTTGATGCTTTTCGCGATGCAGTTGAGGGGGCGAGGACAGGCATTGTTTTCACCGCGCACCCGACATTTGCGCTTGGCGCAGCGCGCCGCGAGTTGATGGCGGCCTACCCTTTGGGCGGGAGTGAGCAGGATAAACAAAACTGGCGAAACGAGGTTGGCGCACTAAGCACCAAAGCGTCTGACGATATTACGCTGCGTTACGAACATGGGGAGGCCCAAAAATCAATCATACATGCGCAGGACGCAACGCACTTTTTGAATGAAAAAATCTTGAAAGTAGCGCGGGAACGATTCCCCAAGCGTTGGACATCGCTGACACTACATCCTGCCAGCTTGGCAAGCTGGGTCGGCTACGACCTTGATGGCCGCACAGATATACATTGGGGTGAAACAATCCGTATTCGTATTGCAGAAAAAGCATCACAGCTGCATCGCTATGTTGAACAAATAGACCGAATTCTTCGTCTGTTAGATGTCGATATATTGTCAGGGCTGCGCAAATTGTTCGCTGACGCAGCCGACCTTGCGGCACGTCAGGCGGAAGCTTTTGCTGGCGACCTAGATGACGTGAGTGTAGTCGTTCGCGCCGCTAACTTGTTAACAGAGGAAGCTTCGGGACGACTCGTCAGTCTTGCCGATGCAATAGCAACGGTAACTGCTTTGATCGATGATGCTCACGATGAAAGGGTTGTGTCATCCTTGATATTGTTGCGTTCCGACATGCAAGCCTATGGCCTTGGGCTTTCGCGCATTCATTTACGTGTTAACGCTGCACAGGTTCGTTCTGCGCTTAAAGCGGATTTGGGTCTAGACCCTGATACAGGATTTGCTGGGCGATCTGCGCTCGATGTTGCAGCAAAGAAAGCAACTTCAGCCACCTCAAAGCCGATCAATTTTGCATCCGTATTTCTCGAAAAAATGACAGCGCGACGTCAGTTCATGCTTTGCGCGCAAATATTAAAACACATTGATGCTGACACGCCCATCCGTTATTTGATTGCAGAGTGCGAGGCGCCTGCAACTGTTATGGGCGCGGTGTTCCTGGCACGGCATTATGGTGTTGAAAAGATGCTCGACATCTCACCATTGTTTGAAACGCCGGAGGCAATTGAAGGCGGCGGCCGTTTCATCGAACGATTGCTGCAAGAACAAAGCTTCCTAGAGTACATAACATCGCGAAAGCGCATGTGCATACAACTCGGCTTTTCCGATTCTGGAAGGTTTATGGGGCAGTGTGCCGCTGATCTTGCCATAGAGCGGTTGCATGTTTTATTCGCCAGAGCCCTATCAGATGCAGGTCTTACCAACGTCGAAGCGCTAATTTTTAACACTCATGGTGAGTCCATGGGGCGCGGGGCGCACTCAGGCGCTTTTGAGGAGCGTTTAAATCATTTAGCGACACCGTGGGTGCGATCACTGTTCGACAAAAAATGCATTCCGTTGAACACAGAATGCAGCTTTCAAGGCGGCGAGGGGTATTTGCACTTTCAAACATTGGCGCTGGCAAAACAAACGACTGCGTTGCTATGGACGCACTCGCTTAGCGAAAGTGAGGATAATGATGCAGACTGTTTTTATTCGGATATCAATTATTCGTGGGACTTTTATCGTCGTTTAAAATCCTGGCAGGAAGATTTGTTTCGCCGCAGCGACTATCGCCGGATCCTATCAGGGTTTGCTTTGCGATTTTTGTACAAGACTGGTTCGCGTCAAACCAAAAGGGCCCGTGGAGATGGATTTGATTTGAGTGCGCTGCGTGCAATTCCGCATAACGCCATCCTGCAACAACTTTGTGCGCCTGTGAATGTGTCGGGCGGTTTTGGTTATGCGTCAGGGCGTGAAGCGGAACGACTTGTAGACCATACGAAGTGTTCAAAACGGATGAAGGATTTAACGGCGTTGGCTGCTCATGCGCGTGGATTAACAGATCTTGCTGTTCTTCGAGCTTACGCCCAGATTTTTTCCCCCTCCTTCTGGTCGGAGCTGTCAGTGTCTGAGGGAACCGGAAGCCGTGCTGATGCCTATGAACAGATACAAATTGCTCTAGATGAAGGCGCAACATCGGCTTCATTCAACCAGCTTGCAGACTTTCTTACGCAAGACTTACGCCGTTTTGACACTCTTCTTGCTCAAGGCATTCTGGAAAATGTTAGTAGTTATACACGACGTGTTGACCTGTCGGTACTACATTCCATTCGTCAGGCGCTGATTGCAAAAGCTGTCTCGCTCGTAGCAAGTGCGCCGCCTTTTTCCCGCAGACATGATATGGACAAGGAAGACCTGATCGAGCTGGCGTTTGAGTGGAAACTTAATGAGACAGTCGAGTTGCTTCGAAATATTTTTCCTGCAAAGGCAAGGCTTAGCGAAGCCTTTAAAGGGCTTAGTGAGACGCTTGATGACTCAGCGTTTGAAGGGGGCGCCTATCCGGAAATTCATCAGCGTATCATTGGCCCGTTGGATGAAATTTCATGTCTATCGAGAAAGCTGTCGCAAGCAATCAGTAGTCATTATGGCGCGTTTGGTTAAGCAATCCGATCACACGGCATCTCGTAACGCCTTAAAAAAGTGCTTTCGGCACAACGGCGCATAGCGTTCGTTGCCGCCTATCTCGATGCTTTCGCCTGTCTTTACGGCTTCGCCGTCGGGGTTGATGCGTAAATTCATTGTTGCTTTACGCCCGCATTGGCAAATCGTCTTGAGTTCACGGATTTCATCTGCCAAGGCTAACAGCCGGCCGCTTCCCTCAAATAGTTCGCCCCGAAAGTCAGTGCGCAAACCATAGCAGATTACGGGTATGTTAAGTTCGTCAACGATTTTTGAAAGTTCAAGAACTTGCTTGCCTGTCAGGAATTGCGCTTCATCTAAGAAAATACAAGCTATTTTCTTCTCATTAATTTCCTTTTTTACAATAGCGAAAATATCGGTTTTACTGTCGAATAAATGCGCATCTTTTTGCAGCCCTATGCGCGAAGCGATCGCCCCTGTTTCAAAGCGGTTATCTATCTTTGCTGTGAACTCAATTGTATTCAGGCCGCGTTCCCGGTAATTGAAACTGGCTTGCAGTAGAGTTGTCGATTTGCCGGCATTCATGGCGGCGTAATTGAAATAAAGTTTCGCCATTAAAAATTGTCCGGGAAACGCCCATCGCCTTCCAGTTCTATAGCGCCTGTCATTATAATGCGGTTATCTTCTTCCCGCCATTCGATGGCCAAATCGCCGCCGTCGAGAGTGACTGTTGCCTTGCGTCCTGTCAGGCGGCGACGGTTGGCGGCTACTAAAGCGGCGCATGCCGCCGTGCCGCAAGCTTTGGTTATGCCTGCACCCCTTTCCCAGACGCGCAGCCTGATTGCGTGTTTGCTGATTACCTGGGCAACGGAGACATTAACCCTTTCCGGAAACAGCGGATGGTGCTCAATCATTGGGCCAAATCGGTCGAGCGCCTGAGTTTCAGCGTCCTCTACGAAAAAAATACAATGTGGATTGCCTACATTTACCGCGGACGGCCCCCACAGGACAGGCTTATCAATTGGGCCTAGCTTTACGTCGATAAAACGCGTGTCGTCCATCTGTTCAGCGAGTGGAATTTCTCTCCAGTGCAATTTGGGTTCGCCCATATCAACCGCGATGCGTTTGTCGCCAACACGCCATGCATGAAGTTCGCCTGCTCCGGTTTGGAATCTTACTTCTTTTGATTCCAGATCATTCATCAACAGCCACCCAACACATCGTGAGGCGTTGCCGCAGGCGTCGACTTCGCCGCCATCGGCATTCCATACACCCATGAATACGCCCTCATAAGGCTTTCTTTTTTCCAGTGTTATCACTTGGTCGCAGCCAGGTCCGGTTTTTGGGTCGGCAATTTTCGCAGCTGTATCAGCGTCGATGGCATAATTTTTTTTGCGCAAGTCTACTATGACGAACTCGTTACCGAGGCCGTTCATTTTAAGATATGTTTGTCCAGCTAGTTCTGACATCTACTGTGCGCAATTTTCCGGTTTACGAATTCTCAGTAATTGCACGGTTTCTTCTTTCTCGCGCCGTTTCAGAAATAAAGTGATCAGTTTTTTCCCAGTAATGCGGGCGTAGTACGGCCTGCCACATCGCTTTATAGGCCGCCACAGATGTTAGCAACCAATATATGGGTGTTGTTAAGCCGTATACACAGAGTTCAGTCCTCCCCCTTTTTATCGGTGCTAGGACCATGATTGCAACGAAGAAGCTATTTCCGATAATCAGCGCGGCGAAATTAAAATAGACAAGTGACGCTGGAAAAAGCATTTCGACGTATGGGGGTGAGGCCACAATCCAGAAAAGAGACAAACACCACATGATAGGGTTTATCAACGCGCTGAATATATTGCCAGCGACAAACAGTTGCACTGCAAGGAAACCGCTCCAACCTGTCGTTTGTATTATTTTCTCGGGCTGGCGCATGTGAACAAGCCAGGTTTGAAGGTAGCCCTTTAGCCATCGAGATCGTTGTCTGATCCAGTTGCGCGCCCTGCAATTCGCTTCCTCGAACGTAGTAGAATCAAGCAGTTCAACAAGGTATCCGTGCTTCGATATACGAAGGCCCAGGTCAGCGTCTTCGGTAACATTATATGGATCCCAGCCACCGAGCCGGATCAAAATTTTGGTTCGAAAAAAATTTGATGTGCCGCCGAGCGGAATTGGCGCTTTCATGCGTTGAAGCGATGGCAAAAGCCAATCAAACCATAACGAATATTCAAGAGTGAAAAGTCTCGTAAGCCAATTATCATCATGATTGTAGTAGTTGAGGCGCGCTTGTACGCAAGCTAGACGATCATCTGCTAGGTGAAATGCTGAGGCAGCTTTACGAAGCTGATCCGGTTCTGGCTGATCTTCCGCATCATAAATTACAATCAGATCGCCGCTGGCAAGGTGAAGTCCGTAATTACAAGCTTTAGGTTTAGTCTTCGGGCCAAGGTCAGGAGTTACAATCAACTGAAAGCGGCGATCGAGGCCAAGCCGTATCGCTTCCTGAAGAGTTTCTGGATCATCTTTTTCCAGAAGCAGCTTTATGTCCTTTTTATCATCAGGATAGTCGAGAAGGTCGATGGAAGAAATGAGTGTAGGCAGCGCCTCTGCATCTTTATAAAGCGGCAGTAAAATTGTGATGACCGGCAAGTCTACGTCTTGAATTCCTATAGGCTTAAAGACACCCACAGGACTGTCTTTACTCAAAGCCAGCAACCATACGCGAAATGCGATTGCGCATAAAAAATATGCCGTTGTAAATACGTTCAATAAAATAAAGGCCGCCACGGGCATATAGATTGCCAATATCGCTGAAACCGAGAATAAAAACGCGGCTCCGATTGCTTGATTTTGAGAAAGAAGACGGAATGCTGAGTCCTGAGGACGATTCTCTTTAAGGCTAGAAATACAAAGTTGACTAAGCGCATCCGGGAACTGCGAATAGTAGCGCTGCGCTGAGTGTTTTAGAGTGAAACATTCGACTTTATTACTACATGTTTGAGGTTCAGTAAGATTGGGTATTGCTCCTCTTGTTCCCGGAATGCCCTCGTCTATATGAGCCGCCTCTTTTGTGGTTAAGTCGTTGGTAACGACACTTTTCGTAAGCGTGCTTTTCAAGGGCATCAGAATTTACTCCAGAAGCCAATGAAGTATGTGCGCCCGAGTTCAAGGTTGCGGCCTGAGATTTCTTCTGTAACGCCAGCTTGCAATGACCAGTGATTGCTTATCTGATAAACCAGAGAAGGTTGTAGCTTGACGATGTCGTAGTCTGTTCCATCGTTGATCTCGTTTCTCAGAGAGAAAGTCGAAAACCCTTCAAAAAGGAAAAGCAGATTGTCAATTGGTTCGATGCCGATCGTTGCTTGAGATTTTATCTGGTCAGCGGAATTGCTAAAACGTTTTCGGTAGCCAGTTTCAATAGCGGAAAAAATTTTTACAGGCTCTAAAACTAAATCTCGGCCGTAGAGTGCGGCTATTTCAACATCTATGCCGTTGCCTTGCAGAAATGTTCGTGCGCCTGATAGAAATCGTGCCGGTTTGCCAGCTGAAATTCTTACCGAAGCGGCGTGACGGGCGTCTCTTAAAAGCTGATACTGTGCGAAGGCTTCGATTTCAGAAAAGCCGCTTGCCGCATCTGTTTCAATTCCGCGGCGAAGCCAGCTTGTTCCATAAAGGGCCTTGCCGCCGATTGTTATGTCTTTTGTCAGTCCATATTCCAGATATGTATTCGATTCGAACCGATCAAAACGCGCATCGATGATGCCTTGCGGCGTTTCAATTGGATCAAGGTGGGTGCTGAAATACTCCCCTCGGGAGATGATCAAGAGTTCACCGTCAGGTCTGGCCCATGGTGATGCGTTCGAGCCTGACGGCGCCAGGAACAGCGCCAGCAAGCAAACAAACAGACTTCTTCTGCATCTAAACTGAAACAGCGCCCCGCCCCCGAAAAACCATTCTGGTCTTTATTGAGGAGGGACTATTTCAGAAAAACAAAGCTTGCGCCAGTCTTGGGCGTAATAACGCAGCCATTATTCTATAATAGCTGCAATTATTACTTGTATTCCAGCAGCCTACGCCGCCAGTTTACGGATGACATAATGCAGAATACCGCCATGACGGAAGTAATCGAGTTCGTCAGCCGTATCGATCCGCACGAGCGCTTCGATTTTTTTCTCATCGCCGTTTGCGAACTTGATCGAAACAGGAATTGTTGAGCGCGGTTCGATGCTGTCGACGCCTTCGATGGTGACTTCTTCGTCGCCGGTGAGGCCTAATTCTTCCCAGCCTTCGCCATCCTTGAACTGCAACGGCATGACGCCCATGCCGATCAGGTTGGATCGGTGAATGCGTTCGAAGCTTTTGGCGATAACAGCGCGCACTCCGAGCAGGATTGTGCCCTTTGCCGCCCAGTCGCGAGAAGAGCCCGTGCCGTATTGTTCGCCAGCCATAACAACCAGCGGCGTGCCGTTTTCCTTGTATTTCATGGCGGCGTTGTAGATCGGCATTTCTTCGCCGGTAGGCGTGAATTTCGTGACACCGCCTTCCGTGCCGGGCAGCATTTTATTCTTTATACGGATGTTTGCGAAAGTGCCGCGCATCATCACTTCGTGATTGCCTCGCCGCGAACCGTAAGAGTTAAACTCTTCAACCGGCACCTGATGTGATTTCAGATATTCACCCGCCGGGCTGTCTTCTTTAATGGCGCCGGCGGGTGAGATGTGGTCCGTCGTTATGGATTCGCCGAACAGCGCCAGAACACGCGCGCTCTTGATGGGCTCCACGGCTTTTGGTTCTTTCGTCATGCCTTCGAAATAAGGCGGGTTCGCCACGTAAGTTGAGGTCGGCCACTGATAGGTTTGTCCATCGCCAACATCAATCGCACGCCATTGGTCATCGCCTTTGAAAACGTCGGCATAGCGCGTTGCAAACATCTGCGCTGTCACATGCTCACGCACGACTTCGGCGATTTCCCTGTTAGTCGGCCAGATGTCTTTGAGGAAAACAAAATTCCCCTCGCTGTCTTCGCCAAGCGGATCCTTGGTAAGATTGATGTTCATGGAGCCTGCGAGCGCGTAAGCCACAACCAGCGGCGGCGAGGCGAGGTAGTTAGCGCGCACGTCTTGGCTGACGCGGCCTTCGAAGTTGCGGTTGCCGGAAAGCACCGACGCCACAGCCAAGTCGTTTTCGTTGACGGCTTCGGAAATCGCTGGCGGCAGCGGGCCGGAGTTGCCAATGCAGGTTGTGCAGCCGTAACCGACGAGATTAAACCCGAGCGCATCAAGGTCATCTGTCAAACCGGCGGCGTCGAGATAATCAGTCACTACCTGAGACCCAGGCGCCAGTGATGTTTTCACCCATGGCTTAACAGCAAGCCCTCTGGCGCGGGCGTTGCGCGCGACGAGGCCAGCCGCGATCAGCACAGAAGGGTTGGAAGTGTTCGTACACGACGTAATCGCCGCGATGGTGACGTCGCCATGACCGATGTCGAAACTTTCGCCTTTAACGGCGACGCGTTTGCCGGCTTCATCGGCTTTGCCGTATTCCTTGTCCAACGCGCTGGCGAACCCTTCCGGCGCCTCTGAAAGCAGTACGCGGTCCTGCGGGCGTTTCGGGCCGGCGAGGGACGGTACAACGCTTGTAAGGTCGAGTTCGAGCGTATCTGTGAATACCGGATCTGGCGTTCCTGCTTCGCGCCACATGCCTTGTTCCTTCGCGTAGGCTTCAACCAGCGCAATGCGGTCTTCTGAACGGCCTGTGGCTTTAAGGTAGCGCAGTGTTTCATTATCGATCGGGAAAAAGCCGCATGTCGCGCCATATTCCGGCGCCATGTTGGCGATGGTCGCCTGGTCTTCAAGCGATAGGTGATCAAGCCCCGGTCCGAAGAACTCAACGAACTTGCCGACGACGCCTTTCTTGCGCAGCATTTCAACGACCGTCAGGACGAGGTCGGTCGCTGTCGCGCCCTCAGGCAGTTTGCCGGTCATTTTAAAGCCGATCACCTCGGGGATCAGCATGGAAACAGGCTGACCGAGCATGGCCGCTTCCGCCTCGATGCCGCCGACGCCCCATCCGAGTACGGACAGACCGTTGACCATGGTTGTATGACTGTCGGTGCCCACAAGCGTGTCAGGATAAGCGTAGGTCTCGCCTTTATGTTCGGCGGTCCATACAGTCTGCGCCAGATATTCAAGGTTTACCTGGTGACAGATGCCGGTGCCTGGCGGCACGACGCGGAAATTGTCAAACGCGCCTTGGCCCCATTTCAGGAACTTATACCGTTCGCCATTGCGTTCATATTCGCGGTCGACGTTCTTCTTAAACGAATCAGGACCGCCGAAATAATCGACCATGACCGAGTGGTCGATGAC
Coding sequences within:
- a CDS encoding GNAT family N-acetyltransferase, which translates into the protein MTIIYTKRFTLRPITEADAPAFAKICNDELIARNTARIPHPYTLDNAIAFTRYAMNAVSEKKEFPFAVCDGETIIGCSGVLQEGDAWELGYWIANDARGRGAATEAARATVQFAIQGLCAKSVISGHFTDNIVSGRVLEKIGFRYTGKSVTMHSLGRGREVETRRMELSLTDFEPPPAFKVTP
- the rpmA gene encoding 50S ribosomal protein L27, whose product is MAHKKAGGSSRNGRDSAGRRLGVKKYGGEDVVPGNIIVRQRGTKFHPGDNVGMGKDHTLFSLVNGRVKFAEKRGGKNFVSVIPGDAN
- a CDS encoding 50S ribosomal protein L21; protein product: MYAVVKTGGKQYRVSKDDILRVERLPGEAGDVVTLDDVLMVGDGGDVTVGAPKVDGAAVAAEIVEQMRDKKIIVFKKRRRQNYRRKKGHRQHLTVLKVTEILTDGAKAKPAAKKKAAPKAEKAAEKKEAPKAETKAAASEGADDLKQLSGVGPVLEKKLIEAGVTSFAQIATWGPSEIEEFDEKLSFKGRIEREGWVEQAKELAKGGKE
- a CDS encoding phosphoenolpyruvate carboxylase codes for the protein MTTNKITSDLDAAALISIFDALDAESHEDPHLNPVARLSSELFMALERDDISISMLGGIIRELNNRAFEMRAVAFHERRCAADTDVDATLNELAERGFDAFRDAVEGARTGIVFTAHPTFALGAARRELMAAYPLGGSEQDKQNWRNEVGALSTKASDDITLRYEHGEAQKSIIHAQDATHFLNEKILKVARERFPKRWTSLTLHPASLASWVGYDLDGRTDIHWGETIRIRIAEKASQLHRYVEQIDRILRLLDVDILSGLRKLFADAADLAARQAEAFAGDLDDVSVVVRAANLLTEEASGRLVSLADAIATVTALIDDAHDERVVSSLILLRSDMQAYGLGLSRIHLRVNAAQVRSALKADLGLDPDTGFAGRSALDVAAKKATSATSKPINFASVFLEKMTARRQFMLCAQILKHIDADTPIRYLIAECEAPATVMGAVFLARHYGVEKMLDISPLFETPEAIEGGGRFIERLLQEQSFLEYITSRKRMCIQLGFSDSGRFMGQCAADLAIERLHVLFARALSDAGLTNVEALIFNTHGESMGRGAHSGAFEERLNHLATPWVRSLFDKKCIPLNTECSFQGGEGYLHFQTLALAKQTTALLWTHSLSESEDNDADCFYSDINYSWDFYRRLKSWQEDLFRRSDYRRILSGFALRFLYKTGSRQTKRARGDGFDLSALRAIPHNAILQQLCAPVNVSGGFGYASGREAERLVDHTKCSKRMKDLTALAAHARGLTDLAVLRAYAQIFSPSFWSELSVSEGTGSRADAYEQIQIALDEGATSASFNQLADFLTQDLRRFDTLLAQGILENVSSYTRRVDLSVLHSIRQALIAKAVSLVASAPPFSRRHDMDKEDLIELAFEWKLNETVELLRNIFPAKARLSEAFKGLSETLDDSAFEGGAYPEIHQRIIGPLDEISCLSRKLSQAISSHYGAFG
- a CDS encoding thymidine kinase; its protein translation is MAKLYFNYAAMNAGKSTTLLQASFNYRERGLNTIEFTAKIDNRFETGAIASRIGLQKDAHLFDSKTDIFAIVKKEINEKKIACIFLDEAQFLTGKQVLELSKIVDELNIPVICYGLRTDFRGELFEGSGRLLALADEIRELKTICQCGRKATMNLRINPDGEAVKTGESIEIGGNERYAPLCRKHFFKALRDAV
- the dapF gene encoding diaminopimelate epimerase → MSELAGQTYLKMNGLGNEFVIVDLRKKNYAIDADTAAKIADPKTGPGCDQVITLEKRKPYEGVFMGVWNADGGEVDACGNASRCVGWLLMNDLESKEVRFQTGAGELHAWRVGDKRIAVDMGEPKLHWREIPLAEQMDDTRFIDVKLGPIDKPVLWGPSAVNVGNPHCIFFVEDAETQALDRFGPMIEHHPLFPERVNVSVAQVISKHAIRLRVWERGAGITKACGTAACAALVAANRRRLTGRKATVTLDGGDLAIEWREEDNRIIMTGAIELEGDGRFPDNF
- a CDS encoding glycosyltransferase family 2 protein, translated to MPLKSTLTKSVVTNDLTTKEAAHIDEGIPGTRGAIPNLTEPQTCSNKVECFTLKHSAQRYYSQFPDALSQLCISSLKENRPQDSAFRLLSQNQAIGAAFLFSVSAILAIYMPVAAFILLNVFTTAYFLCAIAFRVWLLALSKDSPVGVFKPIGIQDVDLPVITILLPLYKDAEALPTLISSIDLLDYPDDKKDIKLLLEKDDPETLQEAIRLGLDRRFQLIVTPDLGPKTKPKACNYGLHLASGDLIVIYDAEDQPEPDQLRKAASAFHLADDRLACVQARLNYYNHDDNWLTRLFTLEYSLWFDWLLPSLQRMKAPIPLGGTSNFFRTKILIRLGGWDPYNVTEDADLGLRISKHGYLVELLDSTTFEEANCRARNWIRQRSRWLKGYLQTWLVHMRQPEKIIQTTGWSGFLAVQLFVAGNIFSALINPIMWCLSLFWIVASPPYVEMLFPASLVYFNFAALIIGNSFFVAIMVLAPIKRGRTELCVYGLTTPIYWLLTSVAAYKAMWQAVLRPHYWEKTDHFISETARERRNRAITENS
- the acnA gene encoding aconitate hydratase AcnA produces the protein MIPGRDSLKTKKTLTAGGATYAYYSLAEAEKQIGDISRLPFSLKVLLENLLRFEDDRSVTVDDVKAFAGWLKEGKSTREIAYRPARVLMQDFTGVPAVVDLAAMRDAMKKLGEDPEKINPLAPVDLVIDHSVMVDYFGGPDSFKKNVDREYERNGERYKFLKWGQGAFDNFRVVPPGTGICHQVNLEYLAQTVWTAEHKGETYAYPDTLVGTDSHTTMVNGLSVLGWGVGGIEAEAAMLGQPVSMLIPEVIGFKMTGKLPEGATATDLVLTVVEMLRKKGVVGKFVEFFGPGLDHLSLEDQATIANMAPEYGATCGFFPIDNETLRYLKATGRSEDRIALVEAYAKEQGMWREAGTPDPVFTDTLELDLTSVVPSLAGPKRPQDRVLLSEAPEGFASALDKEYGKADEAGKRVAVKGESFDIGHGDVTIAAITSCTNTSNPSVLIAAGLVARNARARGLAVKPWVKTSLAPGSQVVTDYLDAAGLTDDLDALGFNLVGYGCTTCIGNSGPLPPAISEAVNENDLAVASVLSGNRNFEGRVSQDVRANYLASPPLVVAYALAGSMNINLTKDPLGEDSEGNFVFLKDIWPTNREIAEVVREHVTAQMFATRYADVFKGDDQWRAIDVGDGQTYQWPTSTYVANPPYFEGMTKEPKAVEPIKSARVLALFGESITTDHISPAGAIKEDSPAGEYLKSHQVPVEEFNSYGSRRGNHEVMMRGTFANIRIKNKMLPGTEGGVTKFTPTGEEMPIYNAAMKYKENGTPLVVMAGEQYGTGSSRDWAAKGTILLGVRAVIAKSFERIHRSNLIGMGVMPLQFKDGEGWEELGLTGDEEVTIEGVDSIEPRSTIPVSIKFANGDEKKIEALVRIDTADELDYFRHGGILHYVIRKLAA